The Pyrodictium delaneyi genome contains a region encoding:
- a CDS encoding ABC-ATPase domain-containing protein: MMLPFFAPVSYRCPMVAKQVVHTISDVLRRIDGRGYKAYRELLGVSETIQGLRIRVTRVQGDPFAPPSVVRIDVKPRLPQWAIRYPVATADYIYRQLYRALRRLSARLGEGHSGFLGVPRPGPVMLQRSGVELDNSGHLVVRVWAGLPSRRRRVLADAAEDLLLHRIPRAVQEAIRVDAEALRRHVDTWRLQEEIRSKLPRLGLVAFIGDGSILPRRCGSCDDPLPGAVPFESPPSLRVEVETSLGSVTGMGVRRGVTVIAGTAFHGKTTLLEAIQYGVYNHVPGDGRERVVTIREAVKVRAEDGRSVACVDISTFVHSLPGGRSTSCFTTSDASGATSMAAAIQEAVEAGAKLILIDEDTSATNLLFYDERAAPLIRRKTVTTIAEQAASMASKGVSLVIVSSGSMPLIAAADTVIIMEDYKPRDVTPEAHQLARDITASEDYHAPRSRVLVRAPRLVKPKLRGPWLVAKNLDEPLTLESNEQLVEEGQLRLLVAIAARLNHFEGLSMRSIAYRIDQDTREGFQQLLRGEPGPGYAEVRGIDVIHLINRIPSVKVQQETGS; this comes from the coding sequence ATGATGCTACCCTTCTTTGCCCCTGTCAGTTATCGTTGCCCCATGGTGGCTAAGCAAGTGGTTCATACCATATCTGATGTGCTCCGACGCATAGACGGCAGGGGCTACAAGGCTTATCGCGAACTCCTAGGCGTTTCCGAGACTATTCAGGGCCTCCGCATCAGAGTTACCCGCGTCCAGGGTGACCCCTTCGCCCCACCAAGCGTAGTACGGATTGACGTCAAGCCGAGGCTGCCGCAGTGGGCTATCCGCTATCCAGTAGCAACAGCCGACTATATCTACCGCCAGCTCTACCGTGCTCTTCGGAGGCTCTCGGCGAGGCTCGGCGAGGGCCACAGCGGGTTCCTCGGCGTCCCACGGCCCGGCCCTGTTATGCTGCAGCGCAGCGGCGTAGAGCTAGACAATAGCGGGCATCTCGTAGTCCGCGTCTGGGCTGGCCTCCCAAGCCGGCGGCGACGTGTCCTGGCAGATGCCGCCGAGGATCTCCTACTCCACCGTATACCCCGTGCAGTACAAGAAGCCATCCGCGTAGATGCTGAGGCCCTCAGGAGGCACGTCGACACTTGGCGCCTCCAGGAGGAGATACGCAGCAAGCTGCCGCGCCTCGGCCTCGTAGCATTTATTGGAGACGGCAGTATCCTCCCACGACGCTGTGGCAGCTGCGACGATCCGCTTCCTGGTGCTGTACCGTTCGAGTCGCCTCCGAGCCTCCGCGTAGAGGTGGAGACGAGCCTAGGTAGTGTCACCGGCATGGGTGTGCGCCGCGGTGTCACAGTCATAGCAGGTACAGCGTTCCACGGCAAGACAACACTGCTAGAAGCCATACAGTACGGCGTGTACAACCACGTACCCGGCGATGGCAGAGAACGCGTCGTCACAATCCGTGAAGCCGTCAAGGTACGCGCTGAGGACGGTAGAAGCGTAGCGTGTGTCGATATCTCTACTTTTGTCCACAGTCTGCCGGGGGGCCGCAGTACTAGCTGCTTCACTACGAGCGATGCTAGCGGCGCTACAAGCATGGCCGCCGCTATACAGGAGGCAGTAGAGGCCGGTGCCAAACTCATACTCATCGACGAGGATACTTCGGCTACTAACCTACTCTTCTACGACGAGCGCGCTGCGCCGCTCATCCGCAGGAAGACGGTAACCACCATAGCCGAGCAGGCAGCCTCTATGGCATCAAAGGGCGTATCCCTCGTCATAGTTTCAAGCGGCTCGATGCCTCTCATAGCCGCTGCAGACACCGTCATAATCATGGAGGATTACAAGCCGAGAGACGTTACGCCCGAGGCCCACCAGCTCGCCAGGGATATCACAGCCTCCGAGGATTATCATGCCCCGCGTAGCCGCGTCCTCGTCAGAGCCCCGAGGCTTGTTAAGCCAAAGCTCCGGGGCCCCTGGCTTGTTGCTAAGAATCTCGATGAGCCGCTCACTCTTGAGTCGAACGAGCAGCTCGTCGAGGAGGGCCAGCTACGCCTCTTAGTGGCAATCGCAGCTAGACTAAACCATTTCGAGGGTCTATCCATGCGCAGCATAGCCTATCGTATAGACCAAGACACGAGGGAGGGCTTCCAACAGCTCCTCCGTGGCGAACCTGGACCAGGCTACGCTGAGGTTCGAGGCATTGATGTTATACACTTGATTAACAGGATACCGAGTGTTAAGGTTCAACAAGAGACCGGCAGCTGA